A genomic window from Silurus meridionalis isolate SWU-2019-XX chromosome 21, ASM1480568v1, whole genome shotgun sequence includes:
- the LOC124375429 gene encoding hepcidin-1: protein MKPISIACGVAVIIACVCVFQSAGVPLTESQVHLEEPMEETEAVQSLDQGEVSSLAREMSPEVLFRTKRQSHLSLCRYCCNCCKNKGCGFCCRF, encoded by the exons atgaagCCAATCAGCATCGCGTGCGGCGTCGCCGTCATCAtcgcgtgcgtgtgcgtgttcCAGAGTGCAGGTGTCCCTCTGACTGAGTCTCAG GTGCACCTCGAGGAACCGATGGAGGAAACTGAGGCAGTGCAAAGTCTTGATCAGGGCGAGGTATCATCGTTGGCGAGAGAGATGAGTCCCGAG gtgtTGTTCAGGACGAAGCGTCAGAGTCACCTCTCTCTGTGCAGATACTGCTGCAACTGCTGTAAGAATAAAGGCTGTGGGTTCTGCTGCAGGTTCTAA